From the Anaerolineales bacterium genome, one window contains:
- a CDS encoding EutN/CcmL family microcompartment protein, with protein sequence MLFGRVRGVAVSTLKYPNMEGYRLLVVEPLDRQLKPSGPLQVAVDVVEANQGDLCVMVRSREAALSLPGHKFVPVDLALVGLVDELTQRPDGEFDFTLKKGVSRYS encoded by the coding sequence ATGCTCTTCGGGCGAGTGCGCGGCGTCGCCGTCAGCACGCTGAAGTATCCCAACATGGAGGGATACCGCCTGCTGGTGGTGGAGCCGCTTGATCGGCAGCTTAAGCCCAGCGGGCCTCTGCAAGTCGCCGTGGACGTAGTCGAAGCCAACCAGGGCGACCTGTGCGTCATGGTGCGCTCGCGCGAGGCGGCATTGTCGCTGCCCGGGCATAAGTTCGTGCCGGTCGACCTGGCCCTGGTTGGCCTGGTCGATGAGCTGACTCAACGCCCGGACGGTGAATTTGATTTCACCTTGAAAAAAGGCGTCAGCAGGTACAGCTAA
- a CDS encoding hemolysin III family protein: protein MNTNIHANRYTPAEELANSLSHGVGIVLSIAGLAVLTSFASLFGSVWHIVSCSIYGATQILLYTASTLYHSIPLERAKKWLRTLDHSAIFLLIAGTYTPFALVNLRGPWGWSLLAVVWTLAIAGIALQGVMLKLPRWVNAIPYVAMGWLVVVAIRPLLESVAPGGLALLLAGGLAYMVGVIFYVWKRLPFNHAIWHGFVLLGSALHYFAILFYVIPLAA from the coding sequence ATGAACACCAACATCCACGCCAACCGGTACACCCCCGCTGAGGAGTTGGCCAACAGCCTGTCTCACGGCGTGGGCATTGTGCTTTCGATCGCCGGCCTGGCCGTGCTGACCAGCTTTGCCAGCCTGTTTGGCAGTGTCTGGCATATCGTCAGCTGCAGCATTTACGGCGCCACTCAGATCCTGCTGTACACCGCTTCCACGCTGTATCACAGCATTCCCTTGGAGCGTGCCAAGAAGTGGCTGCGCACCCTGGACCACTCCGCCATTTTTCTGCTCATCGCTGGCACGTATACGCCCTTCGCCCTGGTCAACCTGCGCGGTCCCTGGGGTTGGAGCTTGTTGGCCGTGGTCTGGACGTTGGCCATCGCCGGCATCGCCCTGCAGGGCGTAATGCTCAAGCTGCCGCGCTGGGTCAACGCCATCCCTTACGTGGCGATGGGCTGGCTGGTGGTGGTCGCCATTCGGCCCCTGCTGGAGTCGGTGGCCCCTGGTGGCCTGGCGCTGCTGCTGGCAGGCGGACTGGCCTACATGGTGGGCGTGATCTTCTATGTTTGGAAGCGCCTGCCGTTCAACCATGCCATCTGGCACGGCTTCGTGCTGCTGGGCAGCGCTTTGCACTACTTTGCCATTCTGTTTTACGTGATCCCCCTGGCGGCCTAA
- the deoC gene encoding deoxyribose-phosphate aldolase has product MDASGAVAHVHGDSCTQECADGICVRTCFDRVGRVITAGAERLTSTLGGIPQDPSVARLIDHTLLKPDATPDQVAQLCYEARTYNFASVCVNPGYVKLCADLLRGTPVKVCTVIGFPLGASAPDVKAFETETALRDGATEIDMVINIGALKGRDFTLVGRDIAGVVRIAHAAGALVKVIIETALLTEEEKVTACLLSKEAGADFVKTSTGFSGGGATAADIALMRRVVGPEMGVKASGGVRDYADAKSLVDAGATRIGASAGVKIVAGEKEKAAAPAAVPAAAPQPAQAY; this is encoded by the coding sequence ATGGATGCCAGTGGGGCCGTGGCGCACGTCCACGGCGATTCCTGCACCCAGGAATGCGCCGACGGCATTTGCGTGCGCACCTGCTTTGACCGCGTCGGCCGCGTGATCACCGCTGGCGCGGAACGGCTGACTTCCACCCTGGGCGGCATCCCGCAGGACCCCAGTGTAGCCCGCTTGATTGACCATACCCTGCTCAAGCCCGACGCCACGCCGGACCAGGTCGCCCAGTTGTGCTATGAAGCCCGCACCTACAACTTCGCTTCGGTGTGTGTCAATCCCGGTTATGTCAAGCTGTGCGCCGACTTGCTGCGCGGCACGCCGGTCAAGGTTTGCACCGTGATCGGCTTCCCCTTAGGCGCCTCGGCCCCGGACGTCAAAGCCTTCGAGACCGAAACCGCCCTGCGCGACGGCGCCACGGAGATCGACATGGTCATCAACATCGGCGCGCTCAAGGGCCGTGACTTCACCCTGGTGGGGCGTGACATCGCCGGGGTGGTGCGCATCGCCCATGCCGCCGGTGCGTTGGTCAAGGTCATTATTGAAACCGCATTGCTGACCGAAGAAGAAAAGGTCACCGCCTGCCTGCTCTCCAAAGAGGCCGGCGCTGACTTCGTCAAGACTTCCACCGGCTTTTCCGGTGGCGGCGCCACCGCGGCCGACATCGCCCTGATGCGCCGCGTGGTCGGCCCGGAGATGGGCGTCAAGGCCTCGGGCGGTGTGCGTGACTACGCCGACGCCAAGAGCCTGGTAGACGCCGGCGCCACCCGCATCGGCGCCAGCGCGGGCGTCAAGATCGTCGCTGGCGAAAAAGAAAAGGCCGCCGCTCCCGCGGCTGTGCCTGCCGCCGCTCCGCAGCCTGCCCAGGCGTATTAG
- the rpiB gene encoding ribose 5-phosphate isomerase B, translated as MAHISESEVEQIVGRVLAQLQPAGLQAEPAAGAPRAANRGRIAIGADHGGLGMKQDLVAHLQAKGFQIDDCGTHSTEAVDYPDFAEAVARKVASGEAWRGIVIDGAGIGSCMAANKVPGARAAMCYDYATAVNSREHNDANVLTLGAGLLGAALARQIVDTWLSTEFGGGRHAARVDKIMAIESKK; from the coding sequence ATGGCGCACATCTCCGAGAGCGAAGTCGAGCAGATCGTGGGCCGCGTGCTGGCCCAGCTGCAGCCCGCGGGGTTGCAAGCTGAACCCGCCGCTGGCGCGCCGCGCGCCGCCAACCGCGGCCGGATTGCCATTGGGGCCGACCACGGCGGCCTGGGCATGAAGCAGGACCTGGTCGCCCACCTGCAGGCCAAGGGCTTTCAGATCGACGATTGCGGCACCCACAGCACTGAAGCGGTGGATTATCCCGACTTCGCCGAGGCCGTGGCTCGCAAGGTCGCCAGTGGCGAAGCCTGGCGCGGCATTGTGATCGACGGGGCGGGGATTGGCAGCTGCATGGCGGCCAATAAGGTGCCCGGCGCCCGCGCCGCCATGTGCTACGACTACGCCACGGCCGTCAACAGCCGTGAGCACAATGACGCCAACGTGCTGACCCTCGGCGCAGGCTTGCTGGGCGCCGCCCTGGCCCGCCAGATCGTGGACACCTGGCTGAGCACCGAATTTGGCGGCGGCCGCCATGCCGCCCGCGTCGATAAGATCATGGCGATTGAGAGCAAAAAATGA
- a CDS encoding EutN/CcmL family microcompartment protein, with product MLIAKVIGNTVATIKDPKLEGRKLLICRETDQTGKPTGKPYVAVDSVNAGVGDLVLTAHGSSGRQTDITKDTPVDAVIMAIIDTLNVDGEVAFRKS from the coding sequence ATGTTGATCGCCAAAGTCATCGGCAACACGGTTGCTACCATCAAAGACCCCAAGCTGGAAGGGCGCAAGCTGCTCATCTGCCGCGAGACCGACCAGACCGGCAAACCCACCGGCAAGCCGTACGTGGCGGTCGATTCGGTGAACGCCGGGGTGGGCGACCTGGTGCTCACCGCCCACGGCTCCAGCGGCCGCCAGACTGACATTACCAAGGACACTCCGGTGGATGCGGTGATTATGGCGATCATTGACACCCTCAATGTGGACGGCGAAGTCGCTTTCCGCAAGAGTTAG
- the eutM gene encoding ethanolamine utilization microcompartment protein EutM, with protein sequence MSLIALGMVETRGLVGAVEAADAMVKAANVTLIGSEYVGGGFVTVMVRGDVGAVKAATDAGAAAAKRIGELVSVHVIPRPHENVEMILPQNTRGNSGGRGGAKA encoded by the coding sequence TTGAGTTTGATTGCCCTCGGCATGGTCGAAACCCGTGGCCTGGTGGGCGCCGTCGAGGCCGCTGACGCCATGGTCAAGGCCGCCAATGTCACCCTGATCGGTTCCGAGTATGTCGGTGGTGGCTTCGTGACCGTGATGGTGCGCGGCGATGTAGGTGCGGTCAAGGCCGCCACCGATGCCGGCGCCGCCGCCGCCAAGCGCATTGGCGAGCTGGTGTCCGTGCATGTCATCCCGCGCCCGCACGAGAACGTCGAGATGATCTTGCCGCAGAACACGCGTGGCAACTCCGGCGGTCGCGGCGGCGCCAAGGCCTAA
- a CDS encoding DUF1328 domain-containing protein, with amino-acid sequence MLRWALTFLVVALIAGVLGFGGIAGTAEGIARVLFGLFLILALVSFIFGRRVV; translated from the coding sequence ATGCTTAGGTGGGCTCTTACTTTTCTGGTTGTAGCTCTGATCGCCGGTGTGCTTGGCTTCGGCGGCATTGCCGGGACGGCAGAAGGCATTGCCAGAGTGCTGTTCGGGTTGTTCCTGATCCTGGCCCTGGTTTCCTTCATCTTTGGCCGCCGTGTGGTCTAG
- the eutJ gene encoding ethanolamine utilization protein EutJ — translation MARAAQVLRRIDQPEPPPLEVVPQGRLLTGVDLGTAYLVLVVLDEQGQPLAGEYQFAQVVRDGLVVDYIGAVDRLSAMKARVEARLGRPLQEAASSFPPGVPRAEVQATANVVQAAGLLCDQLVDEPTAANALLGLQNGAIVDVGGGTTGIAIIEDGQVVYTADEATGGTHFSLVIAGAQGLSFEEAEELKKDPAQQTRLLPVVRPVMEKVASITARHIQAYQASGGRTVESLTLVGGTSAFPGMAEVVQRYTGLPTSVPDWPMFVTPLGIALSNQRNEGTD, via the coding sequence CTGGCGCGCGCCGCACAGGTATTGCGGCGCATCGACCAGCCGGAACCGCCGCCCCTCGAGGTTGTCCCTCAGGGCCGCCTGTTGACCGGTGTAGACCTTGGCACCGCCTACCTGGTGCTGGTCGTGCTGGATGAACAGGGCCAACCGCTTGCCGGCGAATACCAGTTCGCCCAGGTGGTGCGTGATGGCCTGGTGGTCGACTACATCGGGGCTGTGGACCGGCTGAGCGCCATGAAGGCTAGGGTGGAGGCCCGTCTGGGTCGCCCGCTGCAAGAGGCGGCCAGCTCCTTCCCCCCGGGTGTACCCCGGGCGGAGGTGCAGGCCACCGCCAACGTGGTGCAAGCCGCTGGCCTGCTGTGTGATCAGCTGGTGGACGAGCCCACAGCCGCCAACGCCTTGTTGGGCCTGCAGAACGGCGCCATCGTGGACGTGGGCGGCGGCACCACCGGCATCGCCATCATTGAGGATGGCCAGGTGGTCTACACGGCCGACGAGGCCACCGGCGGCACGCACTTCAGCCTGGTTATCGCCGGCGCACAAGGCCTCAGCTTTGAAGAAGCTGAGGAGCTGAAGAAGGACCCGGCGCAGCAGACCCGTTTGCTGCCGGTGGTGCGCCCGGTGATGGAAAAGGTGGCCAGCATCACGGCTCGCCACATCCAGGCCTACCAGGCCAGCGGCGGCCGCACGGTCGAGAGCCTTACCCTGGTGGGCGGTACTTCCGCCTTCCCTGGCATGGCGGAAGTAGTGCAGCGTTACACCGGGCTGCCGACCAGCGTGCCGGACTGGCCCATGTTTGTCACCCCGCTGGGGATTGCCCTGAGCAACCAGCGCAACGAAGGAACGGATTAA
- a CDS encoding GntR family transcriptional regulator produces the protein MATSIEKNQAGKPLYQAVADSILAEIQSGQLGANQRIRSESELGQLYGVGRNTVRHALAYLAARGYVRTLQGVGTFVAPERVNKTAEYLMGFTQEMQLQGRQASSQVLEAAVIRAEPFLARRLQLQLGAEVVYLLRLRLLDSQPMAIERTHLPHTLFPGLLNHDFSHMSLYQVLAEQYGLRPDHAEQEIEATLATPQVAELLGLEMPAVVFVFHRETRLADGRVIEYVDSEVRADQFRFYTNLKLHAPVQEVGFRRLPGRVTAGGS, from the coding sequence ATGGCTACCTCTATTGAAAAGAATCAGGCTGGCAAGCCGCTGTATCAAGCAGTGGCCGATTCGATTCTGGCGGAGATCCAGTCCGGCCAGTTGGGCGCCAACCAGCGCATCCGCTCGGAGAGCGAACTGGGCCAGCTGTATGGTGTGGGGCGCAATACGGTGCGCCACGCCTTGGCCTACTTGGCTGCTCGCGGCTATGTGCGCACGCTGCAAGGCGTCGGTACCTTCGTCGCCCCCGAGCGGGTCAACAAGACCGCCGAGTACCTGATGGGCTTCACCCAAGAGATGCAGTTGCAGGGCCGCCAGGCCAGCAGCCAAGTGCTGGAGGCGGCCGTGATCCGCGCCGAACCTTTCCTGGCGCGCCGTCTGCAGCTGCAGCTCGGCGCAGAAGTGGTCTACCTGCTGCGCCTGCGTTTGCTGGACAGCCAGCCAATGGCGATTGAACGCACCCATCTGCCGCACACGCTCTTCCCGGGTCTGCTCAACCACGACTTTTCCCATATGTCCCTATATCAAGTGCTGGCTGAGCAGTACGGCCTGCGCCCTGACCATGCCGAGCAGGAGATCGAAGCCACCCTGGCCACGCCGCAGGTAGCTGAGTTGCTCGGTTTGGAAATGCCGGCGGTGGTCTTCGTCTTCCATCGTGAGACCCGCCTGGCGGATGGCCGCGTCATCGAATACGTCGACTCCGAAGTGCGCGCCGACCAGTTCCGCTTCTATACCAACTTGAAATTGCACGCACCGGTCCAGGAAGTCGGCTTCCGCCGCCTGCCCGGCCGCGTCACCGCTGGGGGCTCCTGA
- a CDS encoding aldehyde dehydrogenase family protein, producing MAEFDKDLQSIQQARSMVEAAYKAQQIWAKATQEEVDRVCGAMADAAFRAAERLGRMASEETGYGVPEHKKLKNEFASRNVWESIKDVRTVGVIRHDPHKQLYEVAWPMGVVAALTPSTNPTSTVMNKVLISIKARNGIVVAPHPSAVNCCVETAQLMARAAVEAGAPEGLIHCMSLVSLQGTNELLSHKRTAVILATGGGPMVRAAHSQGKPAFGVGPGNVPVYVDRSADLEKAARYIVGSKAFDHSVICATEQAVVADRPIAARLEQLMKAEGAHFMDEAQTQAMRQLLFKPDGAINAATVGKSPQVLAAMAGVQVPASARILVARLSQVGRDEPLSREKLTTVLGWYEEDGWEAGCDRCLEMIHFGGRGHSIMLHATDEKIIMAFALEKPVFRIGVNTMGTLGAVGLTTSVMPSMTLGSGGIGGAITGDNITVHHLFNVKRLAYETSAPPEAALRPGTEAAAVSNPDSQQLERIVQEVVQQILSSSQA from the coding sequence ATGGCTGAATTCGACAAAGACCTGCAATCCATCCAACAAGCCCGCTCCATGGTGGAGGCCGCTTACAAAGCCCAGCAGATCTGGGCCAAGGCCACCCAGGAAGAGGTCGACCGCGTCTGTGGGGCGATGGCCGATGCGGCCTTCCGCGCCGCCGAACGCCTGGGCCGCATGGCCAGCGAAGAGACCGGCTACGGCGTGCCCGAGCACAAGAAGCTCAAGAACGAATTTGCCTCCCGCAATGTCTGGGAGAGCATCAAAGACGTGCGCACCGTCGGCGTCATCCGCCATGACCCGCACAAGCAGCTCTATGAAGTCGCCTGGCCGATGGGTGTGGTCGCCGCGCTGACCCCCAGCACCAATCCCACCTCGACCGTGATGAACAAAGTGCTCATCTCGATCAAGGCCCGCAACGGCATTGTGGTCGCCCCGCACCCCTCGGCGGTCAACTGCTGTGTCGAGACCGCCCAGCTGATGGCCCGGGCCGCTGTGGAAGCCGGCGCACCCGAAGGACTGATCCATTGCATGTCGCTGGTCAGCCTGCAGGGCACCAACGAACTGCTCAGCCACAAGCGTACCGCTGTCATTCTGGCCACCGGCGGCGGCCCCATGGTGCGCGCCGCCCACTCGCAGGGCAAGCCAGCCTTCGGCGTCGGTCCCGGCAATGTGCCGGTCTATGTCGACCGCAGCGCTGACCTGGAAAAGGCCGCCCGCTATATCGTGGGCAGCAAGGCCTTCGACCATTCTGTGATCTGCGCCACCGAGCAGGCTGTGGTGGCCGACCGGCCGATCGCCGCTCGCCTGGAACAGTTGATGAAGGCCGAAGGCGCCCATTTTATGGACGAGGCGCAGACCCAGGCCATGCGCCAGCTGCTCTTCAAGCCCGACGGTGCCATCAACGCCGCCACCGTGGGCAAGTCCCCACAGGTGCTGGCCGCCATGGCGGGCGTGCAGGTGCCGGCCTCGGCCCGCATCCTGGTCGCCCGCCTCAGCCAGGTCGGCCGTGACGAGCCGCTCTCACGCGAGAAGTTGACCACCGTGCTGGGCTGGTACGAAGAAGACGGCTGGGAAGCGGGCTGCGACCGCTGCCTGGAGATGATCCACTTCGGCGGCCGCGGCCACAGCATCATGCTGCACGCCACTGATGAGAAGATCATCATGGCTTTCGCCCTGGAGAAGCCGGTCTTTCGCATCGGCGTCAATACCATGGGTACCCTCGGTGCGGTAGGCCTGACCACTTCGGTCATGCCTTCCATGACCCTCGGCTCCGGCGGCATCGGCGGCGCCATCACTGGCGACAACATCACTGTGCACCACCTGTTCAATGTCAAACGCCTGGCCTACGAAACTTCGGCGCCGCCGGAGGCTGCTTTGCGGCCCGGTACGGAGGCGGCTGCGGTGTCCAACCCGGACTCCCAACAGTTGGAGCGCATTGTCCAGGAAGTTGTGCAACAAATCCTCAGTAGTTCACAGGCTTAA
- the der gene encoding ribosome biogenesis GTPase Der: MSKPIVAIVGRPNVGKSTLFNRLAGERLAVVDDIPGTTRDRLYANSDWAGQDFAVVDTGGIDPIKVAQGAGRQALSVGSADFVSQIRAQAEQAIREADAVIFVVDVEDGVTPADLEVAEILRRFQRKEGGELRPPVFLAVNKADSSARREAAGAFYELGMGQPHPISAVHGTGTGDLLDELVAALRSLPEPQEDAEQDVAIALLGKPNAGKSTLFNKLIGEERVLVSEIPGTTRDAVDTMLQWQGQQLRLIDTAGLKRRGKITPGVDKFSSIRTLRAIERADVALLLIDGVEGITAQDAHIAGYIQEAWKSAVLVVNKWDAVEKTASAQDEMAASIRSALKFVSYAPLIFISALTGAGVGQVLPTAVKVAEERHVQLSTSMINKVLGEAQDYQPPPGKSGRSLRIYYGTQVRSDPPTFLIYVNDPKLVHFSYQRFLENRLRAAYGYLGTPIRLVFKGRSS, from the coding sequence ATGTCTAAACCTATCGTCGCAATCGTCGGCCGACCCAACGTCGGCAAAAGCACCCTGTTCAACCGCCTGGCCGGCGAACGCTTGGCCGTGGTGGATGACATCCCCGGCACAACGCGTGACCGGCTGTATGCCAACTCCGACTGGGCTGGCCAGGACTTCGCCGTGGTGGACACCGGCGGCATCGACCCCATCAAAGTCGCCCAGGGGGCCGGCCGCCAGGCGCTCTCGGTGGGCTCTGCCGACTTTGTCAGCCAGATCCGCGCCCAGGCCGAGCAAGCCATCCGCGAAGCGGATGCAGTCATCTTCGTCGTCGATGTCGAAGACGGCGTGACCCCGGCTGACTTGGAAGTCGCCGAGATCTTGCGCCGCTTCCAACGCAAGGAGGGCGGCGAGCTGCGCCCGCCGGTCTTCCTGGCGGTCAACAAGGCCGACTCCAGCGCCCGCCGCGAAGCGGCCGGCGCTTTCTACGAACTGGGCATGGGTCAGCCGCACCCCATCTCCGCCGTGCACGGCACTGGCACCGGCGACCTGCTGGATGAGCTGGTGGCCGCCTTGCGCAGCCTGCCTGAACCGCAAGAAGATGCTGAGCAGGATGTAGCGATTGCCCTGCTGGGCAAACCCAATGCGGGCAAGTCCACCTTGTTCAACAAGTTGATCGGCGAGGAGCGCGTGCTGGTCAGCGAGATCCCCGGCACCACCCGCGACGCGGTCGACACCATGCTGCAGTGGCAGGGCCAGCAGCTGCGTCTGATCGACACCGCCGGGCTCAAGCGCCGCGGCAAGATCACACCGGGTGTGGACAAGTTCAGCAGCATCCGCACCCTGCGGGCCATCGAGCGCGCCGATGTGGCTTTGTTACTGATCGACGGAGTTGAGGGCATCACGGCTCAGGACGCACACATAGCCGGCTACATCCAGGAAGCCTGGAAGAGCGCTGTGTTGGTGGTCAACAAATGGGATGCGGTGGAAAAGACCGCCAGCGCCCAGGATGAGATGGCGGCCAGCATTCGCAGTGCGCTCAAGTTCGTCAGCTACGCGCCCCTGATCTTTATCTCAGCGCTGACCGGGGCGGGAGTGGGGCAAGTGCTGCCCACCGCTGTCAAAGTGGCCGAGGAGCGCCACGTGCAGCTGAGCACCTCGATGATCAACAAGGTGCTGGGCGAAGCGCAGGACTACCAGCCGCCCCCTGGCAAGTCTGGCCGCAGCCTGCGCATTTACTACGGCACCCAGGTGCGCAGCGACCCGCCAACTTTCCTGATCTACGTCAACGACCCCAAGCTGGTGCACTTCAGCTACCAGCGCTTTTTAGAGAACCGTCTGCGTGCCGCCTACGGGTATCTAGGCACGCCCATCCGCCTGGTGTTCAAGGGCCGCAGCAGCTAG